The following coding sequences lie in one Terriglobia bacterium genomic window:
- a CDS encoding lipid-binding SYLF domain-containing protein yields the protein MFRYLVVLCCMFVALPLCAGDNEKETDRLENCGVVMGEILNIPDNIPQELLEKTDCVIIIPSVLKLAVGVGGSYGRGAMVCRTGKDFRGSWGAPAMYALEGGSFGFQLGGQSTDLVLLVMNERGASSILNSKVKLGAEISAVAGPKGRDAQAATDAYLRAEILSYSRSRGLFAGISLEGSTLRPDNDANERVYGRKITAKEIVLGDKVTIPEPGRHLVEVLQKGVPRNESK from the coding sequence ATGTTTCGTTATCTAGTTGTTCTCTGCTGTATGTTTGTTGCCCTTCCCCTCTGTGCCGGGGATAACGAAAAGGAAACCGACCGCCTGGAAAATTGCGGCGTGGTGATGGGAGAAATCCTGAACATCCCGGACAACATTCCCCAGGAGCTCTTGGAGAAGACCGATTGCGTCATTATTATTCCTTCCGTGTTAAAGCTAGCGGTCGGAGTCGGTGGGAGTTATGGCCGCGGGGCGATGGTGTGCCGAACGGGCAAGGATTTCCGTGGATCCTGGGGCGCTCCAGCCATGTACGCCCTGGAAGGTGGAAGCTTTGGATTTCAACTGGGTGGACAATCCACCGATCTTGTCCTCCTGGTGATGAATGAGAGAGGCGCGAGTTCAATTCTCAACAGCAAGGTCAAATTGGGGGCTGAAATCTCCGCCGTGGCAGGCCCCAAAGGGCGGGATGCTCAAGCCGCCACCGACGCCTACTTGCGGGCAGAAATCTTGAGCTACTCTCGTTCGCGCGGCCTCTTTGCCGGTATTTCCCTGGAGGGTTCCACGCTTCGCCCTGACAATGACGCCAATGAACGAGTCTATGGTCGTAAAATCACAGCAAAGGAAATTGTGTTGGGTGACAAGGTCACTATTCCGGAGCCAGGCCGTCATCTCGTCGAGGTCCTACAAAAGGGTGTACCGCGGAATGAATCGAAGTGA
- a CDS encoding APC family permease produces the protein MNPAKQATKVVVVTSVMLSFISFWRAAAIVLNDLGSSAYYVGGIAEQAVGRAAPWFIFGVMLFSYAVRAVYIESCGMFTRGGVYRVVKEAMGGTLAKVSVSALMFDYILTGPISGVSAGQYIVGLVAQTATHLGYAWTPSKARINLLAAGLAVLVTLYFWWRNTKGIHESSDDALRIMYVTTIMVVLLIGWCGLTIWTHPAMKRLPPMPQPGHLAFNHDAVGWLPKILPGALRQLPIVAPPATTPAPEEAEPKPLVGLVPNAGALFGLIGIVIAFGHSFLAMSGEESLAQVNRELEYPKHQNLVRAGFVIFVYSLLFTSLVSFFAYAIIPDPVRPQYFDNLISGIALYLAGPMPLKLLFQAFIVIVGFLMLSGAVNTAIIGSNGVLNRVSEDGVMTDWFREPHKKYGTSHRMINLIVILQLATIIGSRGNVYVLGEAYAFGVIWSFAFKGLAMVVLRFKDKSPREWKVPFNINLGRNEIPMGLGVIAALLFSVAGINLITKEVATISGVAFTLVFFLIFEISERINDRKEGVAAHVEMDQFQTHPQETVSNESLGVRPGNTLCFVRDYHTLDHVRRALELTHTGKKDLVVMTVKVPKGPDTGYKGIHEHHLFTSFKQLLFTHVVALAEKAGKPVHLLVVPSSNILEAIILTAAQLNSTEVIVGPSAVLPLAEQAKHFRRAWEKLRDQRKHQVLFRIIDAHGNLHDFPIGRSSAGSVA, from the coding sequence ATGAACCCGGCCAAACAGGCGACGAAAGTGGTCGTCGTGACGTCGGTGATGCTCTCGTTCATTTCCTTCTGGCGCGCTGCCGCCATTGTCCTCAACGATCTCGGCTCGTCGGCTTACTACGTCGGCGGCATCGCCGAGCAAGCGGTTGGACGCGCTGCTCCCTGGTTTATCTTTGGGGTCATGCTTTTCTCTTATGCCGTGCGGGCTGTCTATATCGAATCGTGCGGAATGTTTACACGCGGTGGAGTCTACCGTGTCGTCAAAGAGGCGATGGGGGGTACCCTCGCCAAAGTTTCGGTCTCGGCCCTGATGTTCGACTACATCCTGACGGGGCCGATCTCAGGTGTTTCGGCAGGGCAGTATATCGTCGGCCTCGTGGCGCAAACGGCCACCCATTTGGGATATGCCTGGACCCCTTCGAAAGCCAGGATAAACTTGTTGGCCGCCGGCCTCGCCGTCCTGGTGACCCTTTACTTCTGGTGGCGCAACACGAAGGGCATCCACGAATCGTCGGACGATGCGCTGAGGATCATGTATGTGACGACGATCATGGTGGTGCTGCTGATTGGGTGGTGCGGGTTGACGATCTGGACGCACCCCGCAATGAAGCGTTTGCCGCCCATGCCGCAGCCGGGCCACCTCGCGTTCAATCACGATGCCGTGGGGTGGTTACCCAAAATCCTGCCGGGGGCCCTGCGGCAACTGCCCATAGTAGCGCCACCCGCCACGACGCCCGCGCCGGAAGAGGCAGAACCCAAACCGCTCGTCGGTCTCGTGCCCAACGCCGGTGCTCTTTTCGGGCTGATCGGCATCGTGATTGCCTTCGGGCACTCGTTTCTGGCGATGTCCGGTGAAGAATCCCTCGCTCAGGTCAACCGCGAGTTGGAGTACCCCAAGCATCAAAACCTGGTACGGGCCGGATTTGTCATCTTCGTCTATTCGCTGCTGTTCACCTCGCTGGTTTCGTTCTTTGCCTATGCCATCATCCCCGACCCGGTCCGGCCACAGTATTTTGACAACCTGATCAGCGGCATTGCCTTGTACCTGGCCGGCCCGATGCCGCTGAAACTTCTTTTCCAGGCTTTCATCGTCATCGTTGGCTTTCTGATGTTATCGGGGGCTGTGAATACGGCCATTATCGGATCCAACGGCGTTCTCAACAGGGTTTCGGAAGACGGCGTAATGACCGATTGGTTCCGCGAACCCCATAAGAAATACGGCACAAGCCATCGCATGATCAACCTGATCGTGATCCTGCAACTTGCGACGATCATTGGCTCCCGCGGTAACGTCTATGTCCTGGGCGAGGCTTACGCGTTCGGCGTCATCTGGTCATTTGCCTTCAAGGGATTGGCAATGGTGGTCCTTCGCTTTAAAGATAAATCGCCGCGCGAGTGGAAGGTTCCCTTCAATATCAATCTGGGCCGCAACGAGATTCCGATGGGGCTGGGGGTGATTGCAGCGCTGCTGTTCTCGGTTGCCGGAATCAACTTGATCACCAAAGAGGTGGCGACGATCAGCGGCGTCGCCTTCACGCTGGTCTTCTTCCTCATTTTTGAGATCTCGGAGCGCATCAACGACCGGAAAGAGGGGGTGGCCGCCCACGTCGAAATGGATCAATTCCAGACACACCCGCAAGAAACCGTGTCAAACGAGAGCCTCGGCGTTCGGCCCGGAAACACGCTCTGTTTCGTTCGCGACTACCACACACTCGATCACGTCCGCAGAGCTCTGGAGCTGACGCACACGGGCAAAAAAGACCTGGTCGTGATGACCGTAAAGGTCCCCAAAGGACCCGACACCGGGTACAAGGGCATTCATGAACATCATCTTTTCACGAGCTTCAAGCAATTGCTGTTCACTCACGTGGTCGCGCTTGCGGAAAAGGCAGGCAAGCCGGTGCATCTGCTTGTCGTGCCATCCTCCAATATTCTCGAAGCCATCATCCTCACGGCGGCACAACTCAATTCGACCGAAGTCATTGTCGGGCCATCCGCGGTGCTGCCGCTCGCAGAACAAGCAAAGCATTTCCGAAGAGCGTGGGAGAAGCTGCGCGATCAACGTAAACATCAAGTCCTCTTCCGTATCATCGACGCTCACGGAAACTTACATGATTTTCCGATTGGAAGATCTTCGGCGGGATCTGTAGCATGA
- a CDS encoding DUF3309 domain-containing protein, with protein MLLLIVVLVLVLGAGGGYYGHTRWGYQGGAGVGLGTILVILLIAYLLGILH; from the coding sequence ATGTTGCTACTCATTGTCGTTTTGGTGTTGGTTTTGGGTGCCGGGGGAGGGTACTACGGCCATACCCGCTGGGGTTACCAGGGAGGCGCTGGCGTAGGGCTGGGTACCATATTAGTGATTCTCCTTATAGCCTACCTGTTAGGGATTTTGCATTGA
- the mgtA gene encoding magnesium-translocating P-type ATPase codes for METSEKTLNTTGRTDNPPSKNGPHFSVQLLEKARADTDAVLKELGSQLSGLSETEADSRLKQVGTNEIAREKRQSGLMRLLSNIKNPLVLLLLALGVLSFLTGDLRAMVVIFVMVVLGVVLRFFQEMRADNAAEKLKAMVSNTATLVRDGKEKEVSLKMLVPGDIIRLAAGDMVPADVRVLSAKDLFLNQAALTGEALPVEKKAALAPADVQNPLDLPNICFLGSNVESGSATAVVLHTGNQTYFGSLAVSIVSERQLTSFDKGINKFTWMMICFIAVMVPAVFLINGLSKHNWLEAFLFAMAVAVGLTPEMLPMIVTVNLAKGALAMSRKKVIVKRLNAIQNFGAMDVLCTDKTGTLTQGKIVLEKHLDAHGDPSQKVLDYGYLNSYHHTGLKNLLDEAILDHEELEERLKANKKYRKIDEIPFDFVRRRMSVVVEDETGLNTLICKGAVDEVMTLCTRVELQGKVIAVQAEHDAKRRQMVDALNGQGFRVIALAYKEMPNAPDEPVYAIKDESDLILLGFLAFLDPPKGTATEALKQLRTLNVNVKVLTGDNEIITAYICKEVGISVEHLLLGSQIETMSVAELAEAVGATSVFARLAPAHKEHIIRALQSRGHVVGFMGDGINDAPALKAADVGISVDSAVDIAKESSDIILLENSLLVLEQGVLEGRRVFGNIVKYIKMAASSNFGNMFSVVGASAFLPFLPMLPIQVLTNNLLYDFSQTTIPTDEVDADWLIRPRQWTIGKIMHFILFIGPISSIFDYLTFFLMLYVFNCWHNPALFHTGWFVESLFTQTLIIHVIRTNKIPFIESRASRPLILTSILIVAVGAWLTISPLAKTLGFVPLPPLYWLFLAIMLLGYAILTQVVKTWFIRRFGE; via the coding sequence GTGGAAACCTCAGAGAAGACCCTGAACACAACCGGGCGCACCGATAACCCCCCTAGCAAAAACGGGCCGCATTTTTCCGTTCAACTGTTGGAAAAAGCGCGTGCTGATACCGATGCCGTTCTGAAGGAGCTGGGATCGCAACTCAGTGGCCTGAGCGAGACTGAAGCCGATTCTCGCTTGAAGCAAGTGGGGACGAACGAGATCGCCCGGGAGAAGCGTCAGTCCGGCCTGATGCGCCTCTTGAGTAACATCAAAAATCCATTGGTCCTCCTGCTTCTGGCGCTGGGCGTGCTTTCCTTCCTAACGGGTGACCTGCGGGCGATGGTGGTTATTTTCGTGATGGTGGTTCTGGGCGTGGTGTTGCGCTTCTTCCAGGAAATGCGCGCCGATAACGCGGCCGAAAAGCTCAAAGCGATGGTCAGCAACACGGCGACTTTGGTCCGGGATGGCAAGGAGAAAGAAGTCTCACTCAAGATGCTGGTGCCTGGAGATATCATCCGGCTGGCAGCCGGTGATATGGTGCCGGCGGATGTCCGGGTGCTCTCCGCCAAAGACCTGTTTCTGAATCAGGCGGCTCTCACTGGCGAAGCCCTGCCTGTCGAAAAGAAAGCCGCCCTCGCTCCGGCAGACGTTCAAAATCCGCTCGACCTTCCCAATATCTGCTTCCTGGGTTCCAACGTGGAGAGTGGATCCGCGACGGCCGTGGTCCTCCACACCGGGAACCAGACCTACTTTGGATCCCTGGCCGTCAGCATTGTCAGCGAGCGCCAGCTCACCAGCTTCGACAAGGGCATCAACAAGTTTACCTGGATGATGATCTGCTTTATCGCCGTCATGGTTCCGGCGGTTTTCCTCATCAACGGACTGAGCAAGCACAACTGGCTGGAAGCTTTCCTGTTTGCCATGGCCGTGGCAGTCGGGCTGACCCCCGAGATGCTGCCCATGATCGTGACCGTTAACCTGGCCAAGGGCGCCCTCGCGATGTCGCGCAAGAAAGTGATCGTCAAACGCCTGAATGCCATCCAGAATTTCGGGGCGATGGATGTGCTGTGTACCGACAAAACCGGCACCCTGACCCAGGGCAAGATCGTGCTCGAAAAGCACCTGGACGCGCACGGCGATCCAAGCCAGAAGGTGCTCGACTATGGCTATCTGAACAGCTACCACCATACCGGGTTGAAGAACCTGCTCGACGAGGCGATCCTCGACCATGAGGAATTGGAAGAACGCTTGAAAGCGAACAAAAAGTACCGCAAGATCGACGAGATTCCTTTCGACTTCGTGCGGCGCCGGATGTCGGTGGTGGTGGAAGATGAAACCGGGTTGAACACGCTGATCTGCAAAGGCGCGGTGGATGAAGTGATGACCCTGTGCACCCGGGTGGAACTCCAGGGGAAAGTCATCGCTGTTCAGGCCGAACACGACGCCAAACGCCGGCAGATGGTGGACGCCCTGAATGGTCAGGGCTTCCGGGTGATAGCCCTGGCGTATAAGGAAATGCCGAACGCCCCGGATGAACCCGTCTATGCGATCAAGGATGAGTCGGACCTGATCCTGCTGGGTTTCCTGGCCTTCCTCGATCCGCCCAAGGGCACCGCGACGGAGGCATTGAAGCAGCTTCGCACCCTGAACGTGAATGTCAAGGTTTTAACCGGCGATAACGAGATCATCACCGCCTATATCTGCAAGGAAGTGGGCATATCGGTGGAGCATCTATTGCTCGGCTCCCAAATCGAGACGATGAGCGTGGCGGAATTGGCTGAAGCGGTCGGCGCAACGAGCGTCTTTGCCCGCCTGGCCCCGGCTCACAAGGAACACATCATCCGTGCGCTCCAAAGCAGGGGTCACGTGGTGGGGTTTATGGGCGATGGGATCAACGATGCCCCGGCCTTGAAAGCCGCCGACGTAGGCATCTCAGTGGACAGCGCGGTAGACATCGCCAAGGAGTCATCCGATATCATCCTGCTGGAGAACAGCCTGCTGGTGCTGGAGCAGGGTGTGCTGGAAGGCCGGCGGGTGTTCGGCAACATTGTCAAGTACATCAAGATGGCGGCCAGCTCGAACTTCGGCAACATGTTCAGCGTCGTGGGCGCCAGCGCATTCCTGCCCTTCCTGCCCATGCTGCCGATCCAGGTGCTGACCAACAACCTCCTGTACGACTTCTCGCAGACCACCATCCCCACTGACGAGGTGGACGCGGACTGGTTGATCCGGCCGCGCCAGTGGACGATCGGGAAGATCATGCATTTCATCCTGTTTATCGGGCCGATCAGCTCGATCTTCGATTACCTGACGTTCTTCCTGATGCTGTACGTTTTCAACTGCTGGCATAACCCGGCCCTGTTTCACACCGGCTGGTTCGTGGAGTCGCTCTTCACCCAGACGCTAATCATCCATGTCATTCGCACCAACAAGATTCCGTTTATCGAAAGCCGGGCGAGCCGCCCGCTGATTCTCACTTCAATACTCATCGTCGCGGTGGGCGCCTGGCTGACGATTTCGCCCCTCGCGAAAACGCTCGGATTTGTCCCGCTCCCGCCGTTATACTGGCTGTTTCTGGCGATCATGCTGCTGGGTTATGCGATCCTGACCCAGGTGGTGAAGACCTGGTTCATTCGCAGGTTTGGCGAATAA
- a CDS encoding efflux RND transporter periplasmic adaptor subunit: protein MHLNKKVSVVIGLAAVIAGTGLLIRHFVSAQHAPAFRFTTVQRGDLQALVSATGTLNAVTTVSVGTQVSGQVSALLVDFNDHVKKGQLLARIDPTIAQQGVADAQANLEKAQAQANQASRDQKRNRELSSGGLIARSTLEQGRSALKVAQADVKSASVALQRAKQNLSFTSIYSPIDGVVVERNVNNGQTVAASLSAPQLFLIANDLSHMQILAQVGESDIELIKQGQSVKFTVQALPGQTASGSDSDDVILIPYTTAATRLTGKPRIPQILASTASEGELSAAQDEIKTLLRESHHITGDDEDDFTVRNQTDLATAAESSTRVMTLLMAAIASISLLVGGIGIMNIMLVSVTERTREIGIRLALGARGSDVLTQFLVESIVMGVLGGIGGLVLGITSAKVLAHFTGWETNISPLVMIIAVGFSGAVGVFFGFYPAQKAAALRPIEALRYE, encoded by the coding sequence ATGCATCTCAATAAGAAAGTAAGCGTCGTCATCGGCCTGGCAGCGGTGATCGCCGGGACAGGGCTGCTCATCCGTCATTTTGTGTCCGCACAGCACGCGCCCGCGTTCCGCTTCACGACCGTGCAACGAGGTGACCTCCAAGCCCTCGTCTCGGCGACCGGGACACTCAATGCCGTCACAACCGTCAGCGTCGGCACACAGGTCTCAGGACAGGTCTCCGCGCTGCTGGTCGACTTCAACGACCACGTCAAAAAGGGACAACTCCTCGCCCGTATCGACCCGACCATCGCACAGCAGGGGGTGGCCGATGCACAGGCGAACCTCGAGAAGGCGCAAGCGCAGGCAAACCAGGCCTCACGCGATCAGAAACGCAACCGCGAGCTCTCGTCGGGCGGGCTCATCGCGCGGAGCACGCTCGAGCAGGGCCGATCTGCACTGAAGGTCGCGCAAGCCGATGTGAAATCGGCCAGTGTCGCCCTCCAGCGGGCGAAGCAGAACCTGTCGTTCACCTCCATCTACTCGCCCATCGATGGCGTCGTGGTCGAGCGGAACGTCAACAATGGACAGACGGTGGCGGCGAGTCTCTCCGCTCCTCAGCTGTTCCTCATCGCGAACGATCTCTCGCACATGCAGATCCTCGCGCAGGTGGGTGAAAGCGACATCGAGCTAATCAAGCAAGGCCAGTCAGTGAAGTTCACCGTGCAGGCCTTGCCGGGACAGACCGCAAGCGGCAGCGATTCCGACGACGTGATCCTGATCCCCTACACGACTGCAGCGACCCGTCTCACGGGCAAGCCCCGCATTCCGCAGATTCTCGCCAGCACCGCCTCGGAAGGCGAACTCTCGGCGGCGCAGGACGAGATCAAAACGCTGCTGCGTGAGTCGCATCACATCACCGGCGATGATGAGGATGATTTCACGGTCCGCAATCAGACCGACCTCGCCACCGCTGCAGAGAGCAGCACCCGCGTGATGACCCTGCTGATGGCGGCGATCGCATCGATCTCACTGCTCGTCGGCGGCATCGGCATCATGAACATCATGCTGGTGTCGGTCACGGAGCGGACGCGCGAGATCGGCATTCGCCTCGCGCTCGGCGCGCGCGGCTCGGACGTGCTGACGCAGTTCCTCGTTGAGAGCATCGTGATGGGCGTCCTGGGCGGCATCGGCGGTCTCGTTCTCGGCATCACGAGCGCGAAGGTGCTCGCCCACTTCACGGGATGGGAAACAAACATTTCGCCGCTCGTGATGATTATTGCCGTCGGCTTTTCCGGCGCAGTCGGCGTCTTCTTTGGCTTCTACCCGGCGCAGAAAGCGGCAGCGCTGCGTCCGATCGAGGCCTTGAGGTACGAGTAA
- a CDS encoding DUF3185 domain-containing protein — protein MKSITLIGILLVILSVVALAYQGFTYTHQEKVLDVGPIHATVEKHDRIPLPPILGGLVLAGGVALLIVGARKKS, from the coding sequence ATGAAATCGATCACTCTGATAGGGATCCTGTTGGTCATTCTGAGCGTGGTGGCCCTTGCCTACCAAGGTTTCACTTATACCCATCAAGAAAAGGTCCTTGATGTGGGACCGATCCATGCCACAGTGGAGAAGCATGATCGAATCCCCCTCCCTCCAATACTTGGAGGACTGGTGTTGGCTGGCGGGGTCGCCTTGCTAATCGTAGGCGCGAGGAAAAAGTCATAA
- a CDS encoding AsmA-like C-terminal region-containing protein has product MTGECTTISVETRPAEARTPGQRRRLGRWGLITGASILVIAGIVLIVLALNWPFTQQAVTTALEHRFARTVQIQSFRKTYFPPGCVAEGVSFLHREGEDLPPLISVQALIIRGSYYGLLRIHKRVDDVQVKGLHVLIAPPAKSGRPPNVIPLTTSTSGNSVTIGAITADDALLEFMPRQPGHEPFKLRVHRLTFDQVSEGRSIPYHVTLLNPEPPGEIRSDGKIGPWDEDDPGSTPVTGSYTYEHANLAVFEGIAGSLTSRGKFSGTIGHMDTNGETDVPDFRVSGSSHTVHLTSKFQAVVDGTNGDTYLQNVEAHFQGTTVTSSGSVAGHPGQHGKSARLEMAVNGGRIEDLLYLFTEEKHSSMTGSINLRAKVEVPPGPPGFLRKLDLAVGFGIGSGRFTDTDLQQSVNTLTQSARGENKKQQAENPETVLSNLKGRISVNNGVATLSNISFSAPGTLAELHGTYNLLDRKVDLHGILHTNGKLSDTTSGFKALVLKAVGPFLKKKSVTVVPFTITGTSSNPSFALDFAGKSRESSLPPAGEPRQF; this is encoded by the coding sequence ATGACTGGGGAGTGTACCACGATATCTGTAGAGACCCGCCCGGCCGAGGCCCGCACACCAGGACAGCGGCGGCGGCTTGGGCGCTGGGGGCTGATCACCGGAGCTTCGATCCTTGTCATCGCAGGCATCGTGCTGATCGTGTTGGCCCTGAACTGGCCATTCACGCAACAGGCCGTCACGACAGCGCTCGAGCACCGCTTCGCCCGAACCGTCCAGATCCAGAGCTTCCGCAAAACCTACTTTCCCCCGGGGTGCGTGGCTGAAGGGGTCAGTTTCCTGCACCGGGAAGGCGAGGACCTGCCCCCGTTGATCAGCGTCCAGGCGCTGATCATTCGCGGGAGCTACTATGGCCTTCTCCGGATTCACAAGCGCGTGGATGACGTCCAGGTGAAAGGTTTGCACGTGTTAATAGCGCCGCCGGCTAAGAGCGGCCGGCCGCCGAACGTGATCCCGTTGACGACCAGCACTTCCGGCAATTCGGTCACGATTGGTGCAATCACCGCGGATGACGCTTTGTTGGAGTTTATGCCCAGGCAGCCGGGGCATGAACCCTTCAAGCTGCGGGTTCATCGGTTGACATTCGACCAGGTCAGTGAGGGCCGGTCCATTCCCTACCATGTAACGTTGTTAAATCCGGAGCCGCCAGGGGAAATTCGGTCGGACGGTAAAATCGGCCCCTGGGATGAGGATGACCCCGGCAGTACTCCAGTGACCGGTTCCTACACTTATGAGCACGCGAACCTGGCTGTGTTCGAGGGTATCGCAGGAAGTCTGACGTCCCGCGGCAAGTTCAGCGGCACCATCGGCCATATGGATACGAATGGCGAAACCGACGTGCCCGACTTCCGGGTATCCGGAAGCAGCCACACCGTTCACCTGACTTCAAAATTCCAGGCGGTGGTGGACGGAACGAATGGAGACACGTATCTTCAGAACGTGGAGGCGCATTTTCAGGGAACCACGGTGACGTCGAGTGGCAGCGTGGCCGGGCACCCCGGCCAGCACGGAAAATCAGCTCGGCTGGAGATGGCCGTGAACGGAGGCCGCATTGAGGATTTGTTGTACCTTTTTACGGAGGAGAAACACTCGTCGATGACCGGCAGTATCAACCTGCGCGCGAAAGTGGAAGTGCCGCCGGGGCCGCCGGGGTTCTTGAGGAAGCTGGATCTTGCAGTCGGCTTCGGCATTGGCAGCGGGCGCTTCACGGACACAGACTTACAACAGTCGGTCAACACATTAACTCAGAGTGCCCGCGGCGAGAACAAGAAGCAGCAAGCCGAAAACCCGGAAACGGTGCTCTCGAATCTTAAGGGTCGGATCTCGGTGAACAACGGCGTCGCAACGCTGTCCAACATCTCCTTCAGCGCTCCGGGTACGCTCGCCGAGCTGCATGGCACCTACAACTTGCTGGACCGAAAAGTCGATCTCCATGGAATTTTGCACACCAACGGAAAGTTATCCGACACCACGTCGGGATTCAAGGCGCTGGTATTGAAGGCCGTCGGTCCGTTCCTGAAAAAGAAGTCTGTTACGGTCGTCCCCTTCACGATTACCGGCACATCTTCCAATCCTTCTTTCGCGTTGGATTTTGCTGGAAAAAGCCGGGAATCCTCTCTCCCCCCAGCCGGTGAGCCGCGACAATTCTGA
- a CDS encoding DUF5329 domain-containing protein produces the protein MYKNLIIAAITTVLAVTMLLAVDTRLQKDTDETIAYLLAFVAKSDCTFIRNGQSYTGKRASDHLNSKYQYYKDKIATPEDFIRLAATKSMLSGKPYMIRTTEGKELRSDEWMKHILEEYRKTRKDKEEKKTGG, from the coding sequence ATGTACAAAAACTTAATCATTGCAGCCATCACAACTGTTCTTGCCGTAACTATGCTCCTTGCTGTAGACACACGTCTTCAAAAAGACACAGACGAGACAATTGCCTATCTGTTGGCCTTCGTTGCCAAATCCGATTGTACCTTCATTCGTAACGGCCAGTCCTACACTGGCAAACGAGCGTCGGATCACTTGAATAGCAAGTATCAATATTACAAGGACAAAATCGCGACACCGGAAGATTTCATCCGGCTTGCTGCCACCAAGAGTATGCTCTCGGGTAAACCCTACATGATCAGGACGACCGAAGGAAAAGAACTGCGGAGTGACGAGTGGATGAAACATATCCTGGAAGAGTACAGAAAAACCAGGAAAGACAAGGAAGAAAAGAAGACGGGCGGCTAA
- a CDS encoding slipin family protein, which translates to MGSSFGIGFFPIVFIIIVLYLLSSVKILSEYERGVIFRLGRLLEQAKGPGLIFVFKPIDRMVRVSLRVETHEVPAQDVITRDNVAVKVNAVVYFRVIEPRKAIVEVRDYFFATSQLAQTTLRSVLGEVELDDLLSQREKLNDRLQSIIDQHAGPWGIKVALVEVKQVDLPEQMQRAIAKQAEAEREKRAKIIHADGELQASHKLMEAAEVLSSQPTAMQLRYLQTLTEIGVEKNTTIVFPLPIDLITGLASLIKK; encoded by the coding sequence ATGGGATCGTCTTTTGGCATTGGTTTTTTCCCGATTGTCTTCATTATCATCGTGCTCTACCTGCTCAGTTCCGTCAAGATTCTCTCGGAATACGAACGGGGTGTCATTTTTCGCCTCGGGCGGCTGTTGGAACAGGCCAAAGGCCCCGGCCTGATCTTCGTTTTCAAACCGATCGACCGCATGGTGCGTGTCTCTTTGCGCGTCGAGACGCACGAAGTGCCGGCGCAAGATGTCATCACCCGTGACAACGTCGCAGTCAAGGTGAATGCCGTCGTGTATTTTCGGGTGATCGAACCACGCAAAGCCATCGTTGAGGTGCGCGACTATTTCTTCGCCACGTCACAATTGGCGCAGACCACATTACGGTCCGTGCTGGGCGAAGTGGAACTAGACGACCTGCTCTCGCAACGCGAAAAACTGAACGACCGGCTGCAGTCGATCATCGACCAACACGCCGGACCCTGGGGCATCAAGGTCGCCCTGGTGGAAGTGAAGCAAGTGGACCTCCCGGAGCAAATGCAGAGGGCCATTGCCAAACAAGCGGAGGCCGAACGCGAAAAGCGCGCCAAGATCATCCATGCCGACGGTGAGCTGCAAGCCTCGCACAAATTGATGGAAGCGGCCGAGGTCCTGTCGTCGCAGCCGACGGCCATGCAACTTCGATATCTCCAAACCCTGACAGAGATCGGGGTTGAGAAAAACACAACCATTGTCTTTCCGCTGCCCATCGACCTCATCACCGGCCTGGCTTCCCTGATCAAGAAGTAG